A section of the Malus sylvestris chromosome 17, drMalSylv7.2, whole genome shotgun sequence genome encodes:
- the LOC126610686 gene encoding peroxisomal (S)-2-hydroxyacid oxidase GLO4-like isoform X1, producing MASEPVNVNEYQELARQALPKMYYDYYTGGAEDQHTLKENVEAFRRITLRPRILVDVSRVDMSTTVLGYKISAPIMLAPTAMHQLAHPEGEVATARAAAACNTIMILSYMSTCTVEEVASSCNAVRFFQIYVYKRRDISAQMVRRAEKNGYKAIVLTADTPRLGRREADIKNKMVAPQLRNFEGLISTEVDSDEGSNLEAYAKGTFDASLCWEDIGWLKSITNLPILIKGVLTHEDARKAMEVGVAGIVVSNHGARQLDYTPATISVLEEVVHAVGGKIPVLFDGGIRRGTDVFKALALGAQAVLVGRPVVYGLAANGKQGVKRVIEMLKDEFELTMALSGCPRIRDITRSHVRTESDKLHSML from the exons ATGGCATCCGAACCCGTCAATGTGAATGAGTACCAAGAATTGGCTAGGCAAGCCCTTCCGAAAATGTACTATGATTACTACACTGGGGGAGCTGAGGACCAGCACACACTAAAAGAGAACGTTGAAGCATTTCGCAGAATCAC GTTGCGGCCTAGAATTCTTGTCGATGTTAGCAGAGTAGATATGTCAACCACCGTATTGGGTTACAAAATCTCAGCACCTATAATGCTTGCTCCTACTGCCATGCATCAATTGGCCCACCCCGAAG GAGAGGTTGCAACTGCTAGAGCAGCAGCTGCGTGTAACACCATAATG ATTTTGTCCTACATGTCCACCTGCACTGTGGAGGAGGTTGCTTCGAGCTGCAATGCTGTTCGGTTCTTTCAAATATAT GTTTACAAAAGACGAGATATCTCAGCTCAGATGGTTCGCAGAGCTGAAAAAAATGGATACAAGGCTATTGTCCTAACCGCTGATACTCCCAGACTTGGTCGAAGAGAGGCAGACATAAAGAATAA AATGGTAGCGCCTCAGTTGAGGAATTTCGAAGGCCTTATATCAACTGAAGTAGACAGT GATGAAGGGTCAAACTTGGAAGCTTATGCTAAAGGGACCTTTGATGCTTCTCTGTGCTGGGAG GACATAGGGTGGCTGAAATCTATTACAAACTTGCCAATTCTAATCAAGGGGGTTCTCACTCATGAAGATG CAAGAAAGGCTATGGAGGTAGGTGTTGCTGGGATTGTTGTCTCCAACCATGGAGCGCGTCAACTCGATTATACTCCTGCCACTATTTCTGTCCTGGAAGAG GTGGTTCATGCTGTTGGAGGAAAAATTCCTGTTCTTTTTGATGGAGGAATACGGCGAGGAACAGATGTGTTCAAGGCGCTGGCCCTCGGTGCACAAGCTGTCCTT GTTGGAAGGCCCGTTGTCTATGGCCTAGCAGCAAACGGAAAACAGGGAGTTAAGAGGGTGATCGAAATGTTGAAGGATGAGTTTGAGCTCACAATGGCCCTTTCTGGCTGTCCTCGTATTAGGGATATTACCAGGAGCCATGTCAGAACAGAAAGTGATAAACTCCATTCGATGCTCTAA
- the LOC126610686 gene encoding peroxisomal (S)-2-hydroxyacid oxidase GLO4-like isoform X2, which translates to MSTTVLGYKISAPIMLAPTAMHQLAHPEGEVATARAAAACNTIMILSYMSTCTVEEVASSCNAVRFFQIYVYKRRDISAQMVRRAEKNGYKAIVLTADTPRLGRREADIKNKMVAPQLRNFEGLISTEVDSDEGSNLEAYAKGTFDASLCWEDIGWLKSITNLPILIKGVLTHEDARKAMEVGVAGIVVSNHGARQLDYTPATISVLEEVVHAVGGKIPVLFDGGIRRGTDVFKALALGAQAVLVGRPVVYGLAANGKQGVKRVIEMLKDEFELTMALSGCPRIRDITRSHVRTESDKLHSML; encoded by the exons ATGTCAACCACCGTATTGGGTTACAAAATCTCAGCACCTATAATGCTTGCTCCTACTGCCATGCATCAATTGGCCCACCCCGAAG GAGAGGTTGCAACTGCTAGAGCAGCAGCTGCGTGTAACACCATAATG ATTTTGTCCTACATGTCCACCTGCACTGTGGAGGAGGTTGCTTCGAGCTGCAATGCTGTTCGGTTCTTTCAAATATAT GTTTACAAAAGACGAGATATCTCAGCTCAGATGGTTCGCAGAGCTGAAAAAAATGGATACAAGGCTATTGTCCTAACCGCTGATACTCCCAGACTTGGTCGAAGAGAGGCAGACATAAAGAATAA AATGGTAGCGCCTCAGTTGAGGAATTTCGAAGGCCTTATATCAACTGAAGTAGACAGT GATGAAGGGTCAAACTTGGAAGCTTATGCTAAAGGGACCTTTGATGCTTCTCTGTGCTGGGAG GACATAGGGTGGCTGAAATCTATTACAAACTTGCCAATTCTAATCAAGGGGGTTCTCACTCATGAAGATG CAAGAAAGGCTATGGAGGTAGGTGTTGCTGGGATTGTTGTCTCCAACCATGGAGCGCGTCAACTCGATTATACTCCTGCCACTATTTCTGTCCTGGAAGAG GTGGTTCATGCTGTTGGAGGAAAAATTCCTGTTCTTTTTGATGGAGGAATACGGCGAGGAACAGATGTGTTCAAGGCGCTGGCCCTCGGTGCACAAGCTGTCCTT GTTGGAAGGCCCGTTGTCTATGGCCTAGCAGCAAACGGAAAACAGGGAGTTAAGAGGGTGATCGAAATGTTGAAGGATGAGTTTGAGCTCACAATGGCCCTTTCTGGCTGTCCTCGTATTAGGGATATTACCAGGAGCCATGTCAGAACAGAAAGTGATAAACTCCATTCGATGCTCTAA